A section of the Methanoregula formicica SMSP genome encodes:
- a CDS encoding arsenate reductase ArsC — protein sequence MAKTKVLFICTANAARSQMAEGLLRARHGDRYEAYSAGTRQSRISTRTIAVMQEIGIDISHHQSKTLDAVSGSSFDVAVTLCDNAHAVCPTVRNAARTLHYGFTDPHLTPGTEDEILDGYRRVRDEIAAWIDATFGPE from the coding sequence ATGGCCAAAACGAAGGTCCTCTTTATCTGTACTGCGAACGCTGCCCGCTCCCAGATGGCGGAGGGGTTGCTCCGCGCCCGGCATGGTGATCGTTACGAGGCATATAGCGCCGGTACACGCCAGTCAAGGATCAGCACACGGACCATAGCAGTGATGCAGGAGATCGGGATCGATATCTCGCATCACCAGTCAAAAACCCTTGATGCGGTGTCCGGATCTTCCTTTGATGTTGCCGTAACGCTCTGCGACAATGCGCATGCAGTCTGCCCGACCGTACGCAATGCCGCGAGGACACTACACTATGGATTTACCGATCCCCACCTGACACCGGGAACGGAGGACGAGATCCTTGACGGTTACCGGCGGGTCAGGGATGAGATAGCAGCGTGGATCGATGCCACGTTCGGTCCTGAATGA